In Gossypium arboreum isolate Shixiya-1 chromosome 6, ASM2569848v2, whole genome shotgun sequence, the following are encoded in one genomic region:
- the LOC108484503 gene encoding auxin response factor 17-like: MPPPRPPAAEVRHVNLRIWRACAGSSVQIPTVNSVVYYFPQGHVEQSCGSTPLLSSLVLSRPLIPCVVSDVHCLADPRTDEVFIKLFLVPVEPPRLPNQFLDVNGEVEYPDKVVSFAKILTPSDANNGGGFSVPRFCADSIFPPLDYNADPPVQTLTVTDVRGGVWEFRHIYRGTPRRHLLTTGWNKFVNQKKLIAGDSVVFMRDCNGKMFIGVRRALKRGEGGGDSGRWREPTGGGETKGDGRGRMTAEVVVEVAERAAKRLPFEVVYYPRPGWTDFVVRAELVEAGLNIYWAGGTRVKMVVETEDSSRMTCFQGTVISGALSDSGPWIGSPWRMLLVAWDEPDLQNVRRVNPWQVEIATSLPLQSSFPLAKKSKFSQESGLADAEGEIMFPMTGLTNSTMRYMNPSMLNYNSFPAGMQGARQNHFHVQGLTNHVSENTPMMSTDASSSNYWVPKLKRISTELNIGSSQSDNLSPDSQSSMVSFGTEFTENAGCNLSKVGVNSFQLFGKTIHMKEPGGSMFGNVGSMEDDSGKRYDEAVSEKNSLDLSSTNNYSKLHDRIDVKSESASAFKGFSL, encoded by the exons ATGCCGCCTCCACGGCCGCCGGCTGCGGAGGTTCGCCACGTCAATTTAAGGATCTGGCGAGCTTGCGCTGGCTCTTCCGTTCAAATCCCCACTGTTAACTCTGTTGTTTACTACTTCCCTCAAGGACACGTGGAACAATCTTGCGGTTCGACTCCGTTACTCTCTTCTCTCGTGCTCTCTAGGCCTCTCATCCCTTGCGTTGTCTCCGACGTTCATTGCCTCGCCGATCCCAGAACTGATGAAGTCTTCATCAAACTCTTCCTCGTCCCTGTCGAGCCTCCTAGACTACCCAATCAATTTCTAGACGTTAATGGTGAAGTTGAATATCCTGATAAGGTCGTGTCCTTCGCCAAGATTTTAACGCCGTCCGATGCCAACAATGGCGGCGGATTCTCCGTCCCCCGGTTTTGTGCTGACTCTATTTTCCCGCCTCTTGACTACAATGCTGACCCGCCTGTTCAGACTCTCACCGTCACCGACGTTCGCGGCGGGGTTTGGGAGTTCCGCCACATTTACAGAGGAACGCCGCGTCGGCATCTGCTCACTACGGGATGGAACAAATTTGTTAATCAAAAGAAGCTCATCGCCGGCGATTCTGTTGTCTTCATGAGGGACTGTAATGGTAAAATGTTTATTGGAGTCCGTCGGGCTTTGAAGAGAGGAGAAGGCGGTGGGGATTCCGGGAGGTGGAGAGAGCCAACTGGTGGAGGAGAAACGAAAGGGGACGGAAGGGGGAGGATGACGGCGGAGGTGGTTGTGGAAGTGGCGGAGAGGGCCGCGAAGCGGTTGCCATTCGAGGTTGTGTACTATCCTCGGCCCGGTTGGACAGATTTCGTGGTGAGAGCGGAGTTGGTGGAGGCTGGACTCAATATATACTGGGCTGGTGGGACCAGAGTGAAGATGGTAGTTGAAACAGAGGATTCCTCGAGAATGACGTGCTTTCAAGGGACGGTTATTTCTGGTGCTTTGTCGGATTCCGGCCCCTGGATTGGCTCTCCTTGGCGAATGCTTCTG GTTGCATGGGATGAACCTGATCTCCAGAATGTAAGGAGAGTGAACCCATGGCAAGTTGAAATTGCTACTTCCTTACCGCTTCAGTCTTCATTTCCCTTGGCGAAGAAGTCCAAGTTTTCTCAGGAATCTGGGCTGGCTGATGCAGAAGGAGAAATAATGTTCCCTATGACAGGGTTAACCAATTCAACAATGAGGTACATGAATCCATCAATGTTGAATTACAATTCTTTTCCTGCTGGCATGCAGGGAGCCAGGCAAAATCATTTTCACGTGCAAGGTTTAACGAACCATGTGAGTGAGAATACCCCAATGATGTCCACTGATGCTTCCTCTAGCAACTATTGGGTGCCCAAGTTAAAGAGGATATCCACTGAGCTTAACATTGGCAGTTCACAGTCTGACAACTTGTCCCCAGATAGCCAGAGCAGCATGGTATCCTTTGGCACTGAATTTACTGAAAATGCAGGCTGCAACTTGAGCAAAGTAGGTGTTAATTCGTTTCAATTGTTTGGCAAGACGATTCATATGAAGGAGCCTGGTGGAAGCATGTTTGGTAATGTTGGTAGCATGGAAGATGATAGTGGTAAAAGATATGATGAAGCTGTGAGTGAAAAGAACTCGTTAGATCTTTCATCAACTAACAACTATTCAAAGCTGCATGACAGGATAGATGTCAAAAGTGAGAGTGCTTCAGCTTTCAAAGGCTTTTCTTTGTGA
- the LOC108486216 gene encoding probable eukaryotic translation initiation factor 5-1 produces the protein MALQNIGASNSDDAFYRYKMPKMITKIEGRGNGIKTNVVNMVEIAKALARPASYPVKYFGCELGAQSKFDEKTGTSLVNGAHETAKLAGLLENFIKKYVQCYGCGNPETEIVITKTQMITLKCAACGFISDVDMRDKLTTFILKNPPEAKKSSKDKKAMRRAEKERLKEGEAADEELKKIKKETKKKGSTTTTKVAAAKGGVTKKKSKHSDEDHSPEHSQADENERVAGDDDDDDVQWQTDTSLAAAQQRIQEQLSAVTADMVMLSTDEEKKKSVKKSPEPETKVHENGVGAHDKFVDEIKEYFKKGSSPNQLKSFLGSLTGTSKEVMDALFIALFNDVGKGFAKEVTKKKNYIAAAVAATKEERSQVVLLNSIESFCSKASPEAAKEVALVLKVLYDDDILEEEFIMEWYQKGIAGSNKGSQIWKNLKPFIEWLQTAESESEDE, from the coding sequence ATGGCTTTGCAGAATATTGGTGCTTCCAACAGTGATGATGCCTTTTATAGGTATAAGATGCCCAAAATGATAACCAAGATTGAAGGACGAGGAAATGGCATCAAGACTAATGTGGTTAACATGGTTGAGATTGCGAAGGCTTTGGCTAGACCTGCTTCTTACCCTGTAAAGTATTTTGGTTGTGAACTGGGAGCCCAATCCAAGTTTGATGAGAAGACTGGAACTTCACTGGTAAATGGTGCCCATGAAACTGCCAAGCTTGCAGGGCTTCTTGAGAACTTCATCAAGAAGTATGTTCAGTGCTATGGTTGTGGGAACCCAGAAACTGAGATAGTCATTACAAAGACGCAGATGATTACTCTTAAATGTGCTGCATGTGGGTTTATTTCTGATGTTGACATGAGAGATAAGCTTACAACTTTCATTCTTAAGAATCCACCTGAGGCAAAGAAGTCATCAAAAGACAAGAAGGCGATGAGGAGGGCTGAAAAGGAAAGACTCAAGGAGGGTGAGGCTGCTGATGAAGAGCTGAAGAAGATCAAAAAAGAGACAAAGAAGAAAGGTTCCACTACTACAACGAAGGTTGCAGCTGCCAAAGGTGGTGTGACCAAGAAGAAAAGTAAACATTCTGATGAAGATCACTCCCCTGAACATAGCCAGGCTGATGAGAATGAACGGGTTGCCGGTGATGATGACGACGACGATGTTCAGTGGCAAACTGATACTTCTCTTGCGGCTGCCCAACAACGCATCCAAGAGCAGTTGAGTGCTGTTACTGCTGATATGGTGATGCTCTCTACCGATGAAGAGAAGAAAAAGTCGGTTAAGAAGTCTCCCGAGCCTGAGACCAAGGTTCATGAGAATGGTGTTGGTGCTCATGATAAATTTGTTGATGAGATAAAGGAATACTTCAAGAAGGGATCGTCTCCAAATCAGCTTAAATCCTTCCTAGGTTCACTCACCGGAACCTCCAAAGAAGTCATGGATGCTCTATTTATAGCACTCTTCAATGATGTTGGGAAAGGGTTTGCAAAAGAAGTAACCAAAAAGAAGAACTACATTGCAGCAGCAGTAGCAGCAACCAAAGAAGAGCGATCTCAGGTGGTGCTCCTCAATTCTATCGAGTCTTTTTGCAGCAAGGCTAGCCCTGAGGCGGCGAAGGAGGTGGCATTGGTTCTTAAAGTGCTGTATGACGATGATATTTTGGAAGAAGAGTTTATCATGGAGTGGTACCAGAAGGGTATAGCTGGTAGCAATAAGGGTTCTCAGATATGGAAGAACCTCAAGCCCTTCATCGAGTGGCTCCAGACTGCCGAGTCTGAATCGGAAGACGAGTGA